Proteins from a genomic interval of Lolium perenne isolate Kyuss_39 chromosome 1, Kyuss_2.0, whole genome shotgun sequence:
- the LOC127327906 gene encoding large ribosomal subunit protein P1-like isoform X2, which produces MSSSEVACTLAALILHDDGISITSEKIATVVKAAGIKVEAYWPALFAKLLQTRSVDDLILSVGSGVQLAETTSSILEAW; this is translated from the exons ATGTCGTCCAGCGAGGTCGCCTGCACCCTTGCCGCCCTCATCCTCCACGATGACGGGATCTCCATCACA TCTGAGAAGATCGCCACCGTCGTGAAGGCTGCCGGCATCAAGGTTGAGGCCTACTGGCCCGCGCTCTTCGCCAAGCTCCTCCAGACCCGCAGCGTCGACGACCTGATCCTCTCCGTCGGATCTG GTGTCCAGCTTGCGGAAACTACAAG TAGCATCCTTGAAGCTTGGTAA
- the LOC127327906 gene encoding large ribosomal subunit protein P1-like isoform X1: MSSSEVACTLAALILHDDGISITSEKIATVVKAAGIKVEAYWPALFAKLLQTRSVDDLILSVGSGVQLAETTRYRAYCSGLYHIMI, translated from the exons ATGTCGTCCAGCGAGGTCGCCTGCACCCTTGCCGCCCTCATCCTCCACGATGACGGGATCTCCATCACA TCTGAGAAGATCGCCACCGTCGTGAAGGCTGCCGGCATCAAGGTTGAGGCCTACTGGCCCGCGCTCTTCGCCAAGCTCCTCCAGACCCGCAGCGTCGACGACCTGATCCTCTCCGTCGGATCTG GTGTCCAGCTTGCGGAAACTACAAGGTATAGAGCCTATTGCAGTGGACTGTATCATATAATGATCTGA